Within Thermus antranikianii DSM 12462, the genomic segment CCATGGGGAAAGGCCTTCTCCTTCTCCTTCTCCTCTTTTTGCCCCTCCTTAGCGCCTGCGAGCTTTTGGAAGGCACGGGCTACCGGGTGGCCGAGGCCCAGCTCCTCTTCCCCGAGGCCACGGAGCGCTGGACCTACTTCTACGGGGAGCCCCGGGAGGTCCGGCTCGGCACCCAGGTCCTCCGCCTGGAAAAAGGAGGTGGGGAAAGCCTCTGGGCGGTGCCGGGAGGCCTTTGGGTGGGAGGGAGGCCAGTACTCAGGGAGGTGGGGCCCGCCCTCCGCCCCCTGGCTGAGGCGGTGCGGGGAATCCAGGGAAGCCTCCTCGAGGTCCGGGCCCAGGCCAACCTCCGCGCCACCTGGTTTTACGACGGGGTGGGCTGGGTCCGGCTTACGGGGAGCCTGAGGGAAGGGGAAAACCGGAGCCTGATCCAGCCCGCCCAGTACCAGACCCCGGACCTCTACGCCTTTACCGGGGCGGAGACCCAGGTTCTCCTCAGGGAGATCCTGGCCCGGCGGGGGGGAAGGCAGGTGGTGGTCTTCGAGCTTTCCGAACCCGTCTTAAGGCCCCTGGCCCTTGACCCCATTCCCGATGGTTACCGGGTGGGGGCCCTGCAGGTACAGTACGGGCTTAGAGTGGAGGTGGTGACCCCACCCCCGCCCGCCTACCGCATCCTGGAACGCGGGGCCAATGCCGCTTACCAGGAAACCGAGCCCAAGGCCTTTCTGGCCAACAACCCCACCCGTTTCGCCGAGGTCTGGAACCTGGTGGTGGCGAACCGCATCCCCCGCCCACCCGCTCCTAGCGTGGACTTCCGCACGAGGAGCGTGGCCGCCTTTTTCTGGGGCTTAAAGCCCACCGGGGGGTATGGCCTCGAGGTGATCGGGGTTACCTATGCGGGCGGAACCGCCCGGGTCATCCTGAACCTGCAAAGCCCACGGCCCGGGGCCATCGTCACCCAGGCCCTCACCAGCCCGTACCTGGTCCTGGAGCTGGAACGGGTGAGCCGCGTGGTCTTCGCCGACCCTTCAGGGCGGGTCCTGGCCGAAGCGCGGGAGTAGCCTAGCCCTTAAGGCGCCCACCAGGTACAAGGAACCCGTGGCCAAAACGGGAACGCCATCCCCTTGCGCCGCCTTAACGGCTTCCTCCAAGGCCTCCCAGGGATCCTCAAAAAAGGGTTCCCCAAGCTCCCTTCCCAAGGCCCCCTCCCCCGCCCGGGTGTAGCGGACGCTTCTGGCCTTGGGAAGGAGGTGGGCCAGAACCCCCTTCACGTCCTTCCGGGGAAAGGCCCCAAAGACCAGGTGGTAGGCGGAAAACTCCCGGCTAAGGGCCAGGGCTGCCGGGGGATTGTGGGCTCCATCCAGGTACACCTCCACCCCCTCCAAAAGGAAGCGCTCCAGCCGGCCTGGATGCCTCGCCTCCCGAAGCCCTTGGGCAATGGCCTCCTCGGGGAATCCGAGAAGCCTCAAGGCCGCTGCCGCCAGCCGGGCGTTTTCCTCCTGGAAGGCCCCCTTTAGGGCCGGTGGCGCAGGCAGGGCAAAAAGAGGGTCCAGGGGGTCCAGAAGGTAAAGGGGGCTTCCCCGGGTGCGGGCCATCTCCCGCACCACCTCCAGGCCTACCCCCCTGGCCCCGGTGACCACCGGCACCCCTTTGCGGAAGGCTCCTGCCTTTTCCCGGGCCACGGCCTCCAGGCTCCCCCCCAGGGCCTCCAGGTGGTCCTCTCCCACGTTGGTGAGCACGGTGAGGGCCACCCGGGGAAGGATGTTGGTGGCATCCTTCTCCCCCCCCACCCCCGCCTCCACCGCCGCCAAGGCCACGCCCCGCTTTTGGAAATGCTGAAAGGCCAAGGCGGTGGCCAAATCAAAAAACCCCGGGGGCTCGGGCCAGGCCTCCCCCCTGGCCCACGCCACGAACCCCACCACCTCCTCCTCGAGGATCAACCCTTGGTGGGTGCGGATCCTCTCCCGGAAGTCCAGGAGGTGGGGGCTGGTATAGGCTCCATAGGGAAGCCCCGCGGCGCGGAAGGCCGCCTCCAGGTAGGCCACCACGCTTCCCTTTCCGTTGGTGCCCAGGACGTGCACCGCCTGAAAAGCCTCCTCCGGGTGCCCGAGGCGTTCCAGGAGGATCCTAATCCGGCTTAGGCCCCGCTCTCCCTGGCGGCGCTGGGCGAAGAGCCACCCCGTGGCCTCCCGGTAGGTCATGGCCTAGCCCTCCGCGTACTGGAGCCGGTATAGGGTGGCATAGTAGCCCCCTTTCTGGAGAAGCTCCTCGTGGGTACCCTCCTCCACCAGGCGCCCTCTTCTGAAGACCAGGATGCGGTCCACCCGGCGGATGGTGGAAAGGCGGTGGGCGATGACGATGGAGGTCCTTCCCTCCATGGCCCTGTAGAGGGCCTCCTGCAGACGCCTTTCCGTTTCCGAATCCACGTTGGCCGTGGCCTCATCCAGGATGAGGAGGATATCCGGATTGGCCAGAAGGGCCCGGACCAAGGCCAGAAGCTGCTTCTCCCCTGTGGAAAGCCCTGCCCCCCTCTCCCCCACCCGGGTGTGGTAGCCCTGGGGCAGGCGCAAAATGGCCTCGTGCACCCCCAAAAACCGGGCCACCTCCACCACCTTCTCCTCGGGGATGGTCTCGTCAAAAAGGCGCAGGTTGTCCAGAATGGTGCCCGAGAAGAGGAAGGGATCCTGGAGCACGATCCCCACGTGCCGCCTTAGGTCCTCCTGGCGGTAGTTCCGCACATCCTCCCCATCGATGAGCACCCGGCCCCTTTGGGGGTCGTAGAAGCGGGCGATGAGGCTCACCACGCTGGTCTTGCCCGCCCCCGTGGCCCCCACCAGGGCCACCTTCTCTCCCCTGGCGATGCGGAAGGAAACCCCCTTGAGCACCCAGTCCTTGTCCGTGGGCTCCACGCCCTTGGGGGTATAGGCCAGCCAAACCTCCTGAAACTCCACCTCCCCCCGGAAGCGGGCGATGGGCTTGGGGTTTTCCGGGTCCTTGAGCTCCTCCACCGTGTCCAAAACCCCGAAGATGCGCTCGGCGCTGGCCATGGCTCCCTGGAAGAGGTTGAACTTATCCGAAAGGTCCTGCAGGGGCTGGAAAAGCTGGCGGGTGTAGTCCACAAAGGCCACCAGAAGCCCCAGGGTGGCCACCCCTCGCACCACCTCACCCCCGCCGTAGAAGAGGAGGCCCGCCACCGCCAGATCCCCCAGGAACCCCACCACGGGAAAGAAGAGGGCAAACCAGCGCACGATCTCCACCCAGGCCCTAAGGAGGTCCCGGCTCAGGCGGTCAAACTTCTCCTCCCGTTCCCTTTCCTTCACGAAAAGCTGGATGGTTTCCACCCCGGAAAGGTTTTCCTGCAGGGCGGCGTTCAAGCGGGCCAGGCGCAGGCGCATCTCCCGGTAAGCGGTGCGCATGCCGTTCCGCACCCAGGCGGTGACCCAGAGGAGCACGGGCACCACCAGGAGGACCACCAGGGTGAGCTTGGGGCTTAAGACCATCATGAAGGCCAAGAGGCCCAGGATGGTAAAGAAGTCGGCGATGACCCCCACGAGCCCCCCGGTGATGAACTGGTTGATGGCGTCCACGTCGGAGGTGATGCGGGTCATGAGGCGGCCCACGGGGTTTTTGTCGTAAAAGCCCGGGTGGAGGCGCATGAGCTTGCCGAAGAGGGCGCTCCTTAAGTCGAAGAGCACCCTTTGCCCCACCCACTGGATCAGGTAGGTCTGGCCGTAGGTGGCGGCGAAGTTAACCCCCCGCACCAGGAGGAAACCCAGGCTCACCCAAAGGAGAAGGGTAAAGCGCTCCGCCAGGGGCTTGGCCTCCTTGGGAACCAGGGCCCCGTCGATGGCCCACTTGAAGAAGAGGGGGGTGAGGGCGGCGGTGAGGGTGGTGAGGAGGAGGAAGAGAAGGGCCAAGGCCACCTGGGCCCGGTAGGGCCTCACGTACTGGAGGATGCGGGCGAAGAGGACCCGGTCAAAGGCCTTGGTGTAGGCGTCCTCCTGCTCCCTATGGGAGGCATCCTGGCTCATCCCTCCACCTCCCCTTCCACCTCCATGCGCTGGATGCGATCCAGCTCGGCATAGAGGCCCCCGGCCTCGAGGAGGCTTTCATGGGTGCCCTCCTCCACGATCCTTCCTTCGTCCAGAACGATGATCCAGTCCGCATGGCGCAGGGTGGCGGTGCGGTGGGAGATGAGGAAGGTGGTCTGGCGGCCCAGGACGCCTTTCAAGCCCTGAAGGATCCTGGCCTCGGTTTCCGTGTCCACGGCGCTTAGGGCATCGTCCAGGATGAGGATCTTGGGCCCCTTGGCCAAGGCCCGGGCCAGGGCCACCCGCTGCCGCTGGCCACCCGATAGCGTCACCCCCCGCTCCCCCAGCACGGTCTCGTACCCCTTGGGAAAAGCGAGGATCTCCTCGTGGATGCCGGCAAGCCTCGCCGCCCACTCCACCCGCTCCCGATCCAGGGTTTCCAGGCCGAAAGCGATATTTTCCAGAATGGTTTCGCTAAATAGGAAGGGCTCCTGGGGAACCACCCCCACCGCCTGGCGCAGGGTGGCCAGGGGGATCCTCCGCGCCTCATACCCCCCCACGTAAACCCGTCCCTCCGTGGGGTCCATAAGACGGGGTACGAGGGCGGCAAGGAGGCTTTTCCCCGAGCCCGTGCGCCCGGTGATCCCCAGGGTCATGCCCTCGGGGACGGTGAGGGTGAGGTCCTTAAGAAGCCAGCGCCCATCCCGCCAAAGGCCCACCCCCTCGAGGCGCACCTCCCCGGAAAGATCGGCCACGGAAAGGGGCAGGGGATCCTCGTCGCGAACGGCGGGCTCCCGGTCCAGAAGCTCCAAAAGCCTTTTCAAGCTGGTAAAACCCCGCTGGTACATGGCCATCACCCAGCCGAGGCCCAGAATGGGCCAGGTGAGCTGGGCCAAATAGGCGTTGAACTGCACCAGCTGGCCCACGCTCATCTCCCCCCGGACCACCATCCCCCCGCCCACCCAGAGGACGGTGAGGAAGGCAAACCCCATGAGAAAGCCCAGAAGGGCCTGCATGGGCCCCTCCACCTTGGCCAGGGCCAGGCTCTTACCCATGTAGATGCGGTTCAGCTCCTGGAAACGGGATAGCATGCGCCCTTCCAGGGCATACCCCTTCACCACCCGGATGCCGCTAAAGGCCTCCTGGGCCAGGGTGCTGATCCGGTCAAAGGCCTCCTGGGCCTCCCGGTAGCGGCGGTCCACGAGCCTCAGGAGGTAGAACATGAAGAGGCCGATGGCGGGCAGGATCAGGGTAAGGTAGAAGGCCAGGCGGGCGTTCACCGCATACATGGAGCCGAAGGCCAAGAGGACCAAAAAGGAGAGGCGGCTGCCCATCATGACCCCCGGGCCCACCATCTCCCGCACCGCAGAAAGGTCGGTGTTCAGGCGGTTCATCAAGTCCCCCACCCGCGTCCCCTGGTAGAAGCCCCGGTCCAGGCGGAGGAGGTGGTGGAAGAGGTCCCGCCTCAGGTCGTACTCCACCTGGCGGCTCGCCACCACGGAGAGGCGGCGCATGAGGTAGGAGAGGAGGCCAGAGGCCCCGGCCGCGAGGAGAAGGCCGAGGGCGTAGTGCCCGTAGGGCCCGCCGCGGCCGAGGGCGTCCACGGCCAGGCGGAGAAAGTAGGGCCCCAGGACGAAAAAACCGATGGAAAGGAGGCCTGCCCCCACCCCGAGGAGGTACGGCCCCCGGTAGGGGGCCAGGTAGGGCAGGAGGCGGCGGAGGGCTGACCGCTCGGTCATGCCTCCCAGTCTACCCTAGCCCCGCCCCGCAAACTAAGTGCCCCCACATAGCTTCCAGGAATCGGGGCCACCCCAGGCAGGGAGTGGCCGGCTCCTGCCAGCGGGGGCGCTCCCCAGGGCCTTTGCTTTCCCGATAGAGGGGGCGGAGGCGACTGGGGTGGGGCCGCAGCCCCCCAGGGCGCGGACCAGAAGGAAGGGCCTAGCGCAAAAGAAGCCGCACCTCCTTCCCCCGCTCCACCTCCCCCTGCCGGGCTTTTACCTGAAGGGAAAGCGCCGCAAGCGATCCGGTAAAGCGCTCTGCCCCCCTGAAAAGGGCCTCCTCCACCCGGAAGGTCCCCACAAAGACCCACGGGGGGCCTTCCCCTTCACGCCTAAGAGGAAGGGCCCCGGTGGGCAAGACGAGGTGGACCTCCTCCGCGGGGAACAGGGTCTCCACCCGCACCCGAACCCTCTCCCCCAGGGAGGCTCGAGGGGGGTCCAGCCGCACCGAGAGGAGTTCCTTTCCCGGGTTCAGGGGGAGGAGGACCCGGCTCTCCCCTCCTTTTGCCCTTAGGACCACCTCCAGCCTTTCCCGGGCCTCCCAGGGCACCTGGAAGAGGAGGACGAGGTCGTCTCCCTCCCGCCTTTCCCCCAGGACGGGCAGGGAGAGGGAAACTTCCCCAGGAGAACCCCCCTCCAGGCGCACCCGCACCTGGGCCACCTCCCCTGGGGCCACCTCGAGGGGCCACTCCACCCTCAGGGGCCGCGCCTCGGATAGAGGCACGGTGGGGATAGGGGTGAAAGCGAGGAGAACCTCCTTTCGGCCCAAAGGCTCCAGGGCCACTTCCTCTTCCCCTGCCCGGAAGCCCGGGAGCGCCTCGGGGAGGAGGCGGTAGGTCCCCGGGAAGAGGAAGGCCTCGCCGCCACAGGGCACGAAGGCCCCCACCTCCCCCACCAGGTGGGCTCCCCGCCCCCCGCCCTCGCACCGGAGGCGAAGGACGGAGGCGGGTCTTAGGGCGAGGACGGGAGGGGGGTCGCCCGGTTTCCAAGAGACCTCGGTGGGAAGGGCGAGAAGCCCCTCGGGGGGAAGGGCCTTGAGGCGGGCCCCAGCCCTCGGCGCGTAGAGGCGAAACCGCCCGTTTTCGTCCGTTTCCACAGGGGCGAGGCCCCCCTCTACCCTCGCCCCCCTCACGGGCTTCCCCAAGAGCTCCACCCGGCCTTCCAAGGGCACCTCCTCGTACCCCCCGAGGGCGAGGGTGACCTCCTCGGGCACGGGGAAGCGGAAGGCGTAGCTCCCAAAGAGCCCGAATCAGAGCCCCCTCCCGTCCCCTCTCCCCTCGAGCCTCAGGGCGTAGGGGGCTTCCCGCCACTCCAGGAAGCCCAAAAGCCCCGAGGAGGAGAGGTCCAGGCCCAGGGCCAGGGGGGCCTCGAGGTAGCCCACCCCCAGGCCGAAGGCAACGGCGGAGCCGAACTCCAGCCGACCCCTGAGGGAAAAGGGAGGGCGCGTGTACCCCGCCTGGAGGCCCAGGGTGGGTCCTCCCCCGTAGCCCACCCGGAGGGCGTAGGTGAAGCCCCCCTCCGATCCCGCGTACCCCAGGCGGAAGGTGGGGCCCGAAGGGGAGAACCCCCCTTCCCCTTCCCACCCCTTTGTGGCGAACCCCAGGTAGGCCCCGCCTTCCCACCGGGCGTAAAGGCGGGGGTCGCCGTAGCGCTCCAGCCGCAGGGAAACCCCCTCAGGTTTGGCCAAGGGGAGGGTGCCGGAGAAGGCCCAGGTGCCGTCGGCCAAGCCCACGCTCAAGGCCTCAAGGGAGAGGCGGAAGCGGTAGAGGGCCTCTCCCGAGTACCCCACTTCCAAGGCGGGCGGGTAGCCCAGGGTCCCCTCCCAGGGGCCTTCCCGAAGGCCAAGCCGGGCCTCCTCTATTCCCCGCCCTCCCGTTGCCCTAAACCCAAAGGAAAGGTTTCCTGCGCCCACCCCCACCCTGACGGAGGGATGGGGTCCCTCCAGGGCGAGGGCGAGGCGTACCTCCCGGGAGAGGCCTCCCTCCAGGGCGAGCCGGAGGGAGGGGGGTGCCCCGGAAGCGTACTCCCCCTCCAGAAGGCCCGAAAGGGTGTAGGGAAGGGGCCTCCCTCCCTCGGGGCGCACCCGGACCAGGTAGACCTCCTTCCTTCCCTCCCAGAAGAGGCCCAGGCGGAGGAGGCCGAAGCCCGATAGGGGAATCTCCGCTTGCCTCTCCTCCCCGGGGGGAAGGGAGAGGGCGAGGGGAGAGAAGGCCACCTCGCTCCCCTCGGCGGGGGCGAGCTGTACCCTTAGGGACAGGTTTCCCTCGTTCTTGAGGGCGAGGCGCAGGCTCCTTCCCGCCACCTCCCCGGGCACCTGGGCCCTAAGCCTGGCCAGGGCCTCCACGGTCACCTCTTTGCAGAAAGTCTTCTCCGAAGCGACCCGGAGGCACACCCGGTAGGTCCCAGGGGGGAAGCGAGGGGGCACCTCCACCGCCACCAGGACCACTCCCCCGTCCGAGGCTTGGGGGGCGAGGAGGAGGGGGAGGTCGGAGGCCCCCTCCAAAGGCCCCGGGGGGAGGCCCGGGAAGGGGAGGACCACCACCTCGCCGGGCCTCGCCCCCAGGGCCAGGGCGAGGAGGGGGAAGAGGGCGGAAGCAAGCCTCAAAAAAGCCTCTCTCCCCATCAGTCGCTCTCCAGGCTATAGGTCAGGGTGAGGACCCCCTGGGCGGGAAGGGAAGGGAAGGCGTCGGTTGGGGAAAGCTCCAGGAAGTAGTAGACCCAGAGGAGCGCCGTGGTGTTGCGGGCCACGCTGGCGAGGCCCCGCCCATCGGGCACGGCGGAGAGGAGGGTGGGGGTAGGGACGTGGTTCGTGGCACTCCCTGAGACCACCTGGACGAACACATAGAGGCGTCCTTGCCAGTCCCCGGGCACGGGGAGGCTTCCGGTCACGCCGCTTACCCGGAAGCACCGGGTGGTGCCCGCCCCGCAGAGGGCCCCCCCGCCCCCGCCTCTATTCGGAGTGGTGAGGGTGCAGGCCACCCGCCCCCCTGACCCGCCCACCACCTGCGTGGGCAGGAAGCGCATGGAGGAGACGCCCTCCAAAAGGAGGAGGTAGGAGGCGAGGTTCGCCACGTAGTAGCTCTGCCCCCCCACGGTGAGGGTCTGGAGGGGGCCGGAAGCGGAGAAGTCAAAGAGGAGGTCGGTGGCGTCGCAGGAGGCGGTCTGGGCCCAGGCCCGGGAGAACCCGAGGAGAAGGAGGAGGGCTAGGGCACGTCCCATGTTCCCTCCGCCGCGTACCGCCCGTAGGCGCCCTCCAGGATCAGGGCCACCCGGTAGCGCCCCCTAGGGAGGGGAGGGTCGGGCCTCAGGAAAAGCTCCCGGTATCCGCCCGGGAAGACGGGGACCGCCTCCAGGGGAAGCCTCGCCACCTCCCTGCCCTCCCCGTCAAAGACCCGGGCTTCCCCCGAGACCCTCTCTAGGACGTTCCCCGGGTTCTCCAGGAGGAGGGGAAGGCTCTCCCCCGCTCCCCCCACCTTCGCCCGGAAGGCCGGGCGCTCCGTGCCCCGGAGGGTCAGGTAGACGGCGAGGCCGAGTTCGGGGCGGACGGAAAGCCGCACCCCTCCCCTCTCCAGGGGCCTTGGGCTCGTGGAGAACACCACCAGGCAGGCGAGGGTGCCCTCTCCTTGGGGGGCCTTCACCCGGACCCGGACCTCGGCGCTCCCCCCGGGCGGGAGGACAAGGGCGGTGGGGGCCACCTCGAGGTGGGGGCAGAGGTTCCGCTTGGGGCTTTCCACCACGTTCCCCCTGGGATCCAAGGCGAAGGGAAGGAGGCGGACCTGGAGGGCCTCCTCCCGGAGGAGGCCGTTCTTGAGGACCACCCGCTCTTCGGCGCTTCCCCCAAAGGGAAGGGCGAACTCCAGCCTCGCCGGGGAGAGGGCGAGGTCGGCCTGGGCCAGGGCGAGGGGGAGGAGGGCCAAGAAGAGGGCGTTTAGGCCAAGGGCGAGGCGTTTCATGGTCCCATCTAAAGAAAGGGGAAGGGGCCTTCGCCCCCTCCCCGGCTCCCCTTCCTCAGGGCGAGGTGAGGAGGAGGTTGAGGGTGATGCTTTCGTTCAGGCCACCGAGAGGGATGTCGTCGTTGATGTTCATGGTGAAGAGATAGTAGAGCTTGTACACCGACTTGCCCTGGCCTCCCGTGGAGGCACCGAAGAGGGAGAGGCCCTGAGCGATTGGGGTGGGCGAGGGAGTTGACGAGGCCCCTTTCCCGGAGAGCTTCTCGGCGAAGACCTTCACCCGGTTGTTGCCCAGGCTGAGGGTGCCCCCGATGCTGTCCACCTTCACCGTCCACTGGGCCCGGTTGGTCTTGACGGTGACGGTGCCGTACTCCGCCCCGTTCGTCCCCGCAACGGACGTGGGGGCGAAGTCCTGGGTGGAGCCTGCCTCCAGGAAGTTGAGGTAGGCCGCCCTAGAGGCCTTGGTGTAGGCGGTATTGCCCACGGTGGTGGTCTCCGTGCCCTGGAGGGTGGCGTCGGTGAAGTCAAACAGGTAGTCCGTGGCGTCTAGGCTGAGCTGGAGGACGGAAGGGACCTTCACCGTGACCGTGTGGCTGTCCGTGTTGGTCTGGGCCAGGGCGAGGCCCGAGAAGAGGACCGATAGGATCCCAAGGCCGATAAGCTTCCTCATGTTCTGCACCTCCTTGTGCAGAGGGCCGGTCGCGCCACTCGCTCCCCCTCGGCCCCTGGCGCCCGTCTTGGGCTCGAGGG encodes:
- a CDS encoding protease complex subunit PrcB family protein, with the translated sequence MGKGLLLLLLLFLPLLSACELLEGTGYRVAEAQLLFPEATERWTYFYGEPREVRLGTQVLRLEKGGGESLWAVPGGLWVGGRPVLREVGPALRPLAEAVRGIQGSLLEVRAQANLRATWFYDGVGWVRLTGSLREGENRSLIQPAQYQTPDLYAFTGAETQVLLREILARRGGRQVVVFELSEPVLRPLALDPIPDGYRVGALQVQYGLRVEVVTPPPPAYRILERGANAAYQETEPKAFLANNPTRFAEVWNLVVANRIPRPPAPSVDFRTRSVAAFFWGLKPTGGYGLEVIGVTYAGGTARVILNLQSPRPGAIVTQALTSPYLVLELERVSRVVFADPSGRVLAEARE
- a CDS encoding bifunctional folylpolyglutamate synthase/dihydrofolate synthase: MTYREATGWLFAQRRQGERGLSRIRILLERLGHPEEAFQAVHVLGTNGKGSVVAYLEAAFRAAGLPYGAYTSPHLLDFRERIRTHQGLILEEEVVGFVAWARGEAWPEPPGFFDLATALAFQHFQKRGVALAAVEAGVGGEKDATNILPRVALTVLTNVGEDHLEALGGSLEAVAREKAGAFRKGVPVVTGARGVGLEVVREMARTRGSPLYLLDPLDPLFALPAPPALKGAFQEENARLAAAALRLLGFPEEAIAQGLREARHPGRLERFLLEGVEVYLDGAHNPPAALALSREFSAYHLVFGAFPRKDVKGVLAHLLPKARSVRYTRAGEGALGRELGEPFFEDPWEALEEAVKAAQGDGVPVLATGSLYLVGALRARLLPRFGQDPP
- a CDS encoding ABC transporter ATP-binding protein, producing MSQDASHREQEDAYTKAFDRVLFARILQYVRPYRAQVALALLFLLLTTLTAALTPLFFKWAIDGALVPKEAKPLAERFTLLLWVSLGFLLVRGVNFAATYGQTYLIQWVGQRVLFDLRSALFGKLMRLHPGFYDKNPVGRLMTRITSDVDAINQFITGGLVGVIADFFTILGLLAFMMVLSPKLTLVVLLVVPVLLWVTAWVRNGMRTAYREMRLRLARLNAALQENLSGVETIQLFVKEREREEKFDRLSRDLLRAWVEIVRWFALFFPVVGFLGDLAVAGLLFYGGGEVVRGVATLGLLVAFVDYTRQLFQPLQDLSDKFNLFQGAMASAERIFGVLDTVEELKDPENPKPIARFRGEVEFQEVWLAYTPKGVEPTDKDWVLKGVSFRIARGEKVALVGATGAGKTSVVSLIARFYDPQRGRVLIDGEDVRNYRQEDLRRHVGIVLQDPFLFSGTILDNLRLFDETIPEEKVVEVARFLGVHEAILRLPQGYHTRVGERGAGLSTGEKQLLALVRALLANPDILLILDEATANVDSETERRLQEALYRAMEGRTSIVIAHRLSTIRRVDRILVFRRGRLVEEGTHEELLQKGGYYATLYRLQYAEG
- a CDS encoding ABC transporter ATP-binding protein, whose protein sequence is MTERSALRRLLPYLAPYRGPYLLGVGAGLLSIGFFVLGPYFLRLAVDALGRGGPYGHYALGLLLAAGASGLLSYLMRRLSVVASRQVEYDLRRDLFHHLLRLDRGFYQGTRVGDLMNRLNTDLSAVREMVGPGVMMGSRLSFLVLLAFGSMYAVNARLAFYLTLILPAIGLFMFYLLRLVDRRYREAQEAFDRISTLAQEAFSGIRVVKGYALEGRMLSRFQELNRIYMGKSLALAKVEGPMQALLGFLMGFAFLTVLWVGGGMVVRGEMSVGQLVQFNAYLAQLTWPILGLGWVMAMYQRGFTSLKRLLELLDREPAVRDEDPLPLSVADLSGEVRLEGVGLWRDGRWLLKDLTLTVPEGMTLGITGRTGSGKSLLAALVPRLMDPTEGRVYVGGYEARRIPLATLRQAVGVVPQEPFLFSETILENIAFGLETLDRERVEWAARLAGIHEEILAFPKGYETVLGERGVTLSGGQRQRVALARALAKGPKILILDDALSAVDTETEARILQGLKGVLGRQTTFLISHRTATLRHADWIIVLDEGRIVEEGTHESLLEAGGLYAELDRIQRMEVEGEVEG